One genomic segment of Chitinophaga parva includes these proteins:
- a CDS encoding FecR family protein, with the protein MSPVHPQFKIADLIAKQLREGLGTEEAAMLNGWRREHPDNQVLYEWLTDPVNLQEALRNWPAEPDEAAWQSMMANLPVHDERNFFLRRILPYAALLATCIIGTGLWWTHRTPASPATITTAKKELTVTDIRPKGKVATLKLENGLSMQLDSLHALAQAVASVPDNAVNIIETPRGGEYQLTLPDGSKVWLNNASSLRFPAHFRGGERQVHLSGEAYFEIAPDAKHPFIVSTQKAIIRVLGTRFNVSAYQDDRYESTVVSSGLVQVMSHTTTAAPVLLKPGFEVVIGEWKDSIQIDKADLEATLAWKDGLFIFDSAPLDEVMQRVARWYDVRVEYHLPAGQSLHFTGRIQKYENINALLHLLELTRRVRFEVKDRTVNVYPFSA; encoded by the coding sequence ATGTCTCCCGTTCACCCACAATTTAAAATAGCAGACCTGATCGCCAAACAGCTCCGGGAGGGGCTGGGTACCGAAGAAGCAGCCATGCTGAACGGATGGCGGCGTGAGCACCCGGACAACCAGGTGTTGTACGAATGGCTTACAGACCCGGTGAACCTGCAGGAGGCGCTGCGCAACTGGCCGGCAGAGCCGGATGAAGCAGCCTGGCAGTCAATGATGGCCAACCTGCCCGTGCACGATGAACGTAATTTTTTCCTGCGCAGGATATTGCCATACGCGGCCCTGCTGGCCACCTGCATCATTGGTACAGGACTGTGGTGGACACACCGCACACCCGCTTCGCCGGCTACCATTACCACCGCAAAAAAGGAGCTAACGGTAACGGATATACGCCCGAAAGGAAAGGTGGCCACCCTGAAACTGGAAAATGGCCTGTCCATGCAGCTGGACAGCCTGCATGCCCTGGCGCAGGCGGTGGCCAGTGTGCCGGACAACGCCGTGAATATCATTGAAACACCGCGGGGGGGCGAGTACCAGCTTACCCTGCCGGACGGGAGCAAGGTGTGGCTGAATAACGCGTCCAGCCTCCGTTTCCCCGCACACTTCCGGGGTGGTGAGCGGCAGGTACATCTCAGTGGGGAGGCTTATTTTGAGATAGCCCCGGACGCAAAGCACCCGTTCATTGTAAGCACGCAGAAAGCAATCATCCGTGTACTGGGCACGCGCTTCAACGTAAGTGCGTATCAGGATGACCGTTATGAAAGCACCGTGGTAAGCAGCGGCCTGGTGCAGGTGATGAGCCATACTACCACCGCGGCCCCCGTGCTGTTGAAACCTGGTTTTGAAGTTGTGATCGGTGAATGGAAGGATTCCATACAAATAGACAAGGCAGACCTGGAAGCCACACTGGCGTGGAAAGACGGGCTGTTCATATTTGACAGTGCGCCGCTGGATGAGGTAATGCAGCGCGTAGCCCGCTGGTATGATGTGCGCGTGGAGTACCATTTGCCGGCAGGCCAGTCCCTGCATTTTACAGGAAGGATACAGAAATATGAAAACATTAATGCCCTGTTGCATTTACTTGAATTAACCCGCAGGGTGCGCTTTGAAGTGAAAGACCGGACCGTGAACGTATATCCATTTTCAGCATAG
- a CDS encoding RagB/SusD family nutrient uptake outer membrane protein, with the protein MNTSYLYKRAAMALLLLCVPACTKLDQQVYSALPNSNFWQTPDQIKAGVAPVYQQLTNLANGNTYNLNEVSSDEQIIPTRGNDWYDGGKWQQLWLHTWTPETNTLNDSWNEIFGGIGKANFILSIINNLPQKPDNVDAISAEVKTVRAYYYYLAMDLFGNVPLVSDFNTDPNSVTNSPRADIYKFIESDLKASIPLLPETVDGSTFGRATKWMGFALLAKLYLNAEVFTGTANYAAAGAACDSIIKSGKYQLEPGYFDNFQVKNQGSRENIFVVPFNNAYIPNNNWENETLHYQSVISFGMTGGSWNGYSSMQAFYNLFDTVSTYTTNNGNVYRTYRDQRSGTWLVGQQFSTRYPYPPDKNVLVKSADPSLALKDAQTNLPLIYDPNIDVISNPADIFRTKGVRNIKYFPEAGTASNQSNAIVVFRLADILLMKAEVDIRLETNLGEALTLINQVRERAYSGDASFDFTPADLTLDKLLAERGRELSWESWRRNDLIRFGTFGQARTPGKVADNPDGHLKLYPIPGPQLTANPNLKQNPGYTP; encoded by the coding sequence ATGAACACATCATACCTTTATAAACGCGCTGCCATGGCCCTGCTGCTGCTTTGTGTGCCGGCATGCACCAAGCTGGATCAGCAGGTGTACAGCGCATTGCCCAACAGTAATTTCTGGCAGACGCCGGACCAGATAAAAGCAGGCGTAGCCCCCGTGTACCAGCAGCTCACTAACCTGGCGAATGGCAACACTTATAACCTCAACGAAGTAAGCAGTGATGAACAGATCATCCCCACGCGTGGTAACGACTGGTACGATGGCGGCAAGTGGCAGCAACTCTGGCTGCACACCTGGACGCCGGAAACCAATACGCTCAATGACTCCTGGAACGAGATCTTTGGCGGCATCGGGAAGGCCAATTTTATTTTATCCATCATCAACAACCTGCCCCAGAAACCGGACAATGTAGACGCCATCAGCGCGGAAGTGAAAACCGTGCGTGCGTATTATTATTACCTGGCCATGGATCTTTTTGGCAATGTGCCCCTGGTGTCTGACTTCAACACAGACCCTAACTCAGTGACCAACAGCCCCCGTGCAGACATTTATAAATTCATTGAAAGCGACCTGAAAGCATCCATTCCCCTGCTGCCTGAAACCGTGGATGGGTCTACGTTTGGGCGGGCCACCAAATGGATGGGGTTTGCGCTGCTGGCCAAGCTCTATCTCAACGCGGAAGTATTTACCGGTACCGCTAATTACGCCGCTGCAGGCGCCGCCTGCGATTCTATTATCAAGTCCGGCAAGTACCAGTTGGAACCCGGCTACTTCGATAATTTCCAGGTAAAGAACCAGGGCTCCCGCGAGAATATTTTTGTAGTACCATTTAACAATGCCTACATCCCTAACAACAACTGGGAAAATGAAACCCTGCACTACCAGAGTGTGATCAGTTTTGGAATGACGGGTGGCTCCTGGAATGGGTATAGTTCCATGCAGGCGTTCTACAACCTGTTTGATACCGTGAGCACCTACACCACCAACAATGGTAATGTGTACCGCACTTACCGCGACCAGCGCTCCGGTACCTGGCTGGTAGGCCAGCAGTTCAGCACCCGCTACCCTTACCCGCCGGATAAAAATGTGTTGGTTAAATCTGCCGACCCTTCACTGGCGCTCAAAGATGCGCAGACCAACCTGCCCCTGATCTACGATCCTAACATTGATGTGATCTCCAACCCGGCGGATATCTTCCGTACCAAGGGCGTGCGCAACATCAAATATTTCCCGGAAGCTGGCACGGCCAGTAACCAGAGCAACGCCATCGTGGTATTCCGCCTGGCAGATATCCTGCTCATGAAAGCTGAAGTGGACATCCGGTTGGAAACCAACCTGGGAGAGGCTTTGACGCTGATCAACCAGGTGCGCGAGCGTGCTTATTCCGGTGATGCCAGCTTTGATTTTACCCCTGCAGACCTTACGCTGGACAAGCTGCTGGCAGAACGTGGCCGCGAACTGTCGTGGGAAAGCTGGAGAAGGAATGACCTGATCCGCTTTGGCACCTTTGGGCAGGCCCGCACACCCGGCAAGGTGGCAGACAATCCGGACGGCCACCTGAAGCTGTACCCCATCCCCGGCCCGCAACTCACTGCAAACCCCAACCTCAAGCAAAACCCCGGCTACACGCCCTGA
- a CDS encoding RNA polymerase sigma-70 factor, with the protein MSETTCITGLHRGEAGAFHYIFTLFHPRLCFFANGLLPPSIETTAEDVVQEAFVKLWEKRTRFQDLDGVRAFLYLAVKNACFNVLKHEKIVARHRGENAALPEHPVVMQRLLQAEVTEQVRLALARLPEGCRDVLQLSYFEGLRNEDAARVLHVSVNTVKSQKQRGMRLLRDIMKEPYWRVLVLLLVKCFF; encoded by the coding sequence GTGTCTGAAACGACTTGCATTACCGGTTTGCACAGGGGTGAGGCAGGGGCTTTTCATTATATTTTTACCTTGTTTCACCCCCGCCTTTGTTTTTTTGCCAACGGCCTTTTACCTCCTTCCATTGAAACTACGGCTGAAGATGTTGTGCAGGAAGCCTTTGTAAAACTTTGGGAAAAACGTACGCGCTTCCAGGACCTGGATGGGGTGCGCGCTTTCCTGTACCTGGCCGTAAAGAACGCCTGCTTCAATGTGCTCAAACATGAAAAAATAGTGGCCCGCCACCGCGGGGAAAATGCAGCCCTGCCGGAACACCCGGTGGTGATGCAGCGCCTGTTACAGGCCGAAGTAACGGAACAGGTGCGCCTGGCCCTGGCCCGCCTGCCGGAGGGGTGCAGGGACGTATTGCAACTTAGCTATTTTGAAGGGCTGCGCAATGAAGATGCCGCACGGGTGCTGCACGTGTCTGTAAACACCGTGAAATCCCAGAAGCAGCGCGGCATGCGGCTTTTACGGGATATCATGAAAGAGCCGTACTGGCGGGTGCTGGTATTACTGCTGGTGAAATGCTTTTTTTAA
- a CDS encoding TonB-dependent receptor — MKKLLLPRRQPGWPGMYTLMARVMRLTLFLLFTCILKLSATGYSQEVKLSLSMKEVKLSRIFALIQQKSDYQFLYNDEDVRNAPPITISVHDATIPQILKTCLKDYPLGYSIENNTVVIAPLAPAREMTAPAFVVKGRVTDEKGAGLPGVAVLLKGTQTGTLTDGNGNFSLSLKDGSGTLLIKLIGYTPQEIAVAGRQNIEVQLVPEPQSLNSVVVVGYGTQRIKEVSGAIASVSSRDFNKGVVTNPMQQVQGKVAGLVITLPGGDPNQAAVIRLRGQTSLLGKQDPLIVVDGVQLDDPARINNIPPGDIASYDVLKDASATAIYGARGANGVIIINTKKGQAGMMAVDYAGYVGADRISKQYNMLSADEWKTAMTNLGSSPDAIAGYLKGGNTNWTDALTRTGVVQSHTLGVSGGTPHFVYRASANYLDQQGIVINTGQQIAGLRFNAQQKALQDRLDIQVGVVLSKTVRKYADYNIFQYALNSPPTYPVYNADGSFFHYSDFALQNPVEMQTEQENGGVEHFSQMFGTVNYELLKGLKVGVTGSLTHFGLDSNYFQPTFPLVNNLNMAKKTDNNRDSKRGDVHINYNHTWNEKHNFGFTGVYEYNEFTNSNFSAQGGNFLVEDFQDNNLNASDPARIIINSYKENYKLISFMGRVNYNYREKYYFEASVRRDGSSKFGANQRWGTFPAVSGAWRIGQEPFLQHVSWLSELKLRAGYGIVGNSDAISPYNSQLLVGTVGRYYDGATNSYHQAYIPTQNANPDLRWEERHGMNLGLNFGLLDNRITGDFNVFNDKTKHLLYNYTVPVPPFYVNNILANVGNLSNKGVELALSADIIKGKRFSWRAQGQIAFLKTRVTSLSGTYQGYKVVTDNIVGGSAQGRGLSTTPITYLKVGYAPYTFYLPHFAGVDKDGHQLFDSAGVAISTAQNAPKHYINPVPDFNYGFGSTLSLDNWSLNFFFRGVHGQKNFNNTLMILDNVNRLPGNNVTREALTNGIKDAPVASDRWLENASFLRLDNATLTYTFKEIKGLQHLSLYLSGNNLFVITKYRGLDPEILNGNDVFNHLEYIDVEYNGHGYYPKTRSFSFGVNVSF, encoded by the coding sequence ATGAAAAAACTTTTATTGCCCCGGCGCCAGCCTGGCTGGCCGGGCATGTACACGTTAATGGCCCGTGTTATGCGCCTCACGCTATTTTTACTATTTACCTGCATCCTGAAACTATCCGCCACGGGGTACTCACAGGAAGTAAAGCTTTCGCTGTCCATGAAGGAAGTGAAGCTTTCCCGCATTTTTGCCCTCATCCAGCAAAAGAGCGATTACCAGTTCCTGTACAATGATGAAGACGTGCGCAATGCACCACCTATTACCATCAGTGTGCATGATGCTACCATACCCCAGATCCTCAAAACATGCCTGAAAGACTATCCCCTCGGCTATTCCATTGAGAACAATACCGTGGTGATAGCCCCCCTGGCGCCAGCGCGTGAAATGACCGCACCGGCCTTCGTGGTAAAAGGGCGGGTGACCGATGAAAAAGGCGCAGGCCTGCCCGGGGTGGCGGTGCTGCTCAAAGGCACGCAGACGGGCACCCTCACGGATGGCAACGGCAATTTCTCCCTGTCCCTTAAAGACGGCAGTGGTACACTGCTGATAAAACTTATTGGTTACACCCCACAGGAAATTGCAGTGGCCGGGCGCCAGAATATCGAGGTACAGCTGGTGCCCGAGCCCCAGTCACTCAACTCTGTGGTGGTGGTGGGTTATGGTACCCAGCGCATCAAGGAAGTGAGCGGCGCCATTGCCAGTGTAAGTTCCCGCGATTTTAACAAAGGCGTGGTGACCAACCCTATGCAGCAGGTACAGGGCAAAGTGGCTGGCCTGGTGATCACCCTGCCTGGCGGTGACCCTAATCAGGCGGCAGTGATCCGCCTGCGCGGGCAAACTTCCTTGCTTGGTAAGCAGGACCCCCTCATCGTGGTAGATGGCGTGCAGCTGGACGATCCGGCCCGCATTAACAATATTCCACCCGGTGACATTGCATCGTACGATGTACTGAAAGATGCTTCCGCCACGGCCATTTACGGGGCACGCGGAGCCAACGGCGTGATCATCATCAATACCAAGAAAGGCCAGGCCGGCATGATGGCCGTGGACTACGCCGGGTATGTGGGCGCAGACCGCATTTCCAAGCAATACAACATGCTGAGCGCCGATGAATGGAAAACCGCCATGACAAACCTTGGCAGCAGCCCGGATGCCATAGCAGGCTATCTCAAAGGCGGCAATACCAACTGGACGGACGCCCTGACCCGCACTGGTGTAGTACAAAGCCATACCCTGGGCGTGTCTGGCGGCACCCCGCATTTTGTATACCGCGCTTCCGCCAACTACCTGGACCAGCAGGGCATTGTGATCAATACCGGCCAGCAGATAGCAGGCCTGCGCTTCAATGCACAACAGAAAGCCCTCCAGGACCGGCTGGACATACAGGTAGGCGTGGTGCTTTCCAAAACGGTGCGCAAGTATGCAGACTACAACATCTTCCAATATGCACTGAACTCACCGCCCACTTACCCGGTGTACAATGCAGACGGCAGCTTTTTCCATTATAGTGATTTTGCATTGCAAAACCCCGTGGAAATGCAGACAGAGCAGGAGAACGGGGGCGTGGAGCATTTCTCCCAGATGTTCGGCACCGTGAACTATGAACTGCTGAAAGGCCTGAAAGTAGGCGTTACCGGGTCGCTCACACATTTTGGCCTTGATTCCAACTATTTCCAGCCCACTTTCCCGCTGGTGAATAACCTGAACATGGCCAAGAAAACGGACAACAACCGTGATTCAAAACGCGGGGACGTGCATATCAATTACAACCACACCTGGAATGAGAAACACAACTTTGGATTTACCGGTGTGTACGAGTACAATGAATTTACCAACAGTAATTTCTCCGCGCAGGGCGGCAATTTCCTGGTGGAAGATTTCCAGGACAACAACCTGAATGCATCCGACCCGGCCCGTATCATCATTAATTCCTACAAGGAGAATTATAAGCTGATCTCCTTCATGGGCCGTGTGAATTATAACTACCGCGAGAAATATTATTTCGAGGCCAGTGTGCGCCGCGATGGCTCTTCCAAGTTTGGGGCAAACCAGCGCTGGGGTACTTTCCCGGCCGTATCCGGCGCATGGCGCATCGGCCAGGAGCCTTTCCTGCAGCACGTTTCATGGCTCAGTGAGCTGAAGCTGCGCGCAGGTTATGGCATTGTAGGTAACTCTGATGCCATCTCCCCGTACAACTCCCAACTGCTGGTAGGCACGGTGGGCCGCTATTATGACGGCGCTACCAACAGCTATCATCAGGCCTATATTCCTACGCAAAATGCTAACCCGGACCTGCGCTGGGAAGAGCGCCACGGGATGAACCTGGGCCTGAATTTTGGCCTGCTGGATAACCGCATTACCGGTGATTTCAACGTGTTCAATGATAAGACCAAACACCTGCTCTACAACTACACGGTGCCGGTGCCGCCTTTTTATGTGAACAACATCCTGGCAAACGTGGGCAACCTTTCCAACAAAGGCGTGGAACTGGCGCTGAGCGCGGATATCATAAAAGGCAAACGTTTCAGCTGGCGCGCGCAGGGACAGATCGCTTTCCTGAAAACCCGCGTCACCAGCCTGTCCGGTACTTACCAGGGCTATAAAGTGGTAACAGATAATATCGTGGGCGGCTCTGCGCAGGGCCGCGGGCTCAGTACTACGCCCATCACTTACCTGAAAGTGGGCTATGCGCCGTACACCTTCTACCTGCCGCATTTTGCCGGGGTGGACAAGGATGGCCACCAGTTGTTTGACTCTGCCGGGGTGGCTATCAGCACGGCACAGAATGCACCCAAACATTACATTAACCCGGTGCCGGATTTCAACTATGGTTTTGGTAGCACCCTGTCGCTGGATAACTGGAGCCTTAACTTTTTCTTCCGCGGGGTGCATGGCCAGAAAAACTTTAACAACACCCTCATGATCCTGGACAATGTGAACCGCCTGCCGGGTAACAACGTAACGCGCGAAGCACTGACCAATGGCATCAAAGACGCACCGGTGGCCTCTGACCGCTGGCTGGAAAATGCGTCTTTCCTGCGCCTGGACAACGCCACGCTCACTTACACTTTCAAAGAGATCAAAGGGCTGCAGCACTTAAGCCTGTACCTCTCCGGTAACAACCTGTTCGTGATCACGAAGTACCGTGGCCTGGACCCGGAGATCCTGAACGGCAACGATGTATTTAACCACCTCGAATACATTGATGTGGAATACAACGGGCATGGATATTACCCGAAGACCCGTTCCTTCAGCTTTGGTGTGAACGTATCCTTTTAA
- a CDS encoding glutamine synthetase III family protein, whose protein sequence is MQSLRFSALEHLSGVDATISGAEHTNKITDVFGSNVFSGKVMRESLSDEAYKSLMNSIKGGNKIERKMADQIAAGMKAWAMKKGVTHYTHWFQPLTGTTAEKHDSFFTLKGDGTALETFDGDALVQQEPDASSFPNGGIRATFEARGYTAWDPSSPAFIIEQGSGKTLCIPTIFVAYTGESLDYKAPLLKALSALDKAAVDVCNYFDKNVTKVTATLGWEQEYFLVDETLANARPDLVMTGRTLVGHAPAKGQQLEDHYFGSIPERAYAFMRDFEEESYKLGIPLRTRHNEVAPSQFECAPIFEEVNIAVDHNSMLMDIMNKVAKRHKLKCLLHEKPFAGINGSGKHNNWSMATDTGVNLLAPGKTPKTNLMFLTFFVNTIKAVHDHADLLRASIASPSNDFRLGANEAPPAIISIFTGKYLSEVLQEVKTRVSNKFDEQDEAILKLDLHRHIPELLLDNTDRNRTSPFAFTGNKFEFRAVGSSANCASAMTTLNAIMAKTLVNFKKEVDGLIEKGEKKEIAIMQTLRKYIVESERILFEGDGYSEEWEKEAAKRGLENIKTTPLALDAMVNKKNAELFISTGIYNARELHARHEILLEDYVKKVQIEARVIGDLATNIILPAAIKYMNQLVTNIQGLKSIGLGEESFLAQKQIVGKIAEHVNVISENVQKMIEARKVANKLTDQRQKAIDYCDKIKPYFDVIRYHADKLEFLVDDNSWSLPKYRELLFLR, encoded by the coding sequence ATGCAATCATTACGCTTTTCTGCATTAGAACATTTGTCCGGTGTAGACGCAACGATAAGTGGTGCAGAACACACCAATAAGATCACCGACGTTTTCGGTAGCAATGTATTCTCCGGCAAGGTAATGCGGGAATCCCTGAGCGACGAGGCTTACAAGAGCCTGATGAACTCCATCAAAGGTGGCAATAAGATCGAGCGCAAAATGGCCGATCAGATTGCAGCCGGTATGAAGGCTTGGGCAATGAAGAAAGGCGTAACCCACTATACGCACTGGTTCCAGCCCCTCACCGGCACTACCGCAGAAAAGCATGATTCCTTCTTTACCCTGAAGGGTGATGGTACGGCCCTGGAAACCTTTGACGGCGACGCACTGGTACAGCAGGAGCCTGATGCATCCTCTTTCCCCAACGGTGGCATCCGTGCTACTTTTGAGGCCCGTGGTTACACCGCCTGGGATCCCTCCTCTCCCGCCTTCATCATTGAACAAGGTTCCGGTAAAACCCTTTGCATCCCCACGATCTTCGTAGCATATACCGGTGAATCACTGGACTACAAAGCTCCCCTGCTCAAGGCGCTCTCCGCGCTGGACAAAGCAGCTGTGGATGTGTGCAATTATTTCGATAAAAATGTTACCAAAGTAACCGCTACCCTGGGTTGGGAACAGGAATACTTCCTGGTAGACGAAACCCTGGCAAACGCCCGCCCTGACCTGGTGATGACCGGCCGTACCCTGGTAGGTCACGCGCCTGCAAAAGGCCAGCAGCTGGAAGACCACTACTTTGGCTCCATCCCCGAAAGAGCGTATGCTTTCATGCGCGATTTTGAAGAAGAATCTTACAAACTGGGTATTCCCCTGAGAACCCGCCACAATGAAGTAGCGCCTTCCCAGTTCGAGTGCGCGCCTATCTTTGAAGAAGTGAATATCGCCGTGGACCACAACTCCATGCTGATGGACATCATGAACAAAGTGGCCAAACGTCACAAGCTGAAATGCCTGCTGCACGAGAAACCCTTTGCCGGCATCAACGGTTCCGGTAAACACAATAACTGGTCTATGGCTACCGATACCGGCGTAAACCTGCTGGCTCCCGGTAAGACCCCGAAGACCAACCTGATGTTCCTCACTTTCTTTGTGAACACCATCAAGGCCGTACACGACCACGCAGACCTGCTGCGCGCTTCCATCGCATCTCCCAGCAACGATTTCCGTCTGGGCGCTAACGAAGCCCCTCCCGCTATCATCTCCATCTTCACCGGTAAGTACCTCTCTGAAGTACTGCAGGAAGTAAAGACCCGCGTAAGCAACAAGTTTGATGAGCAGGACGAAGCGATCCTGAAACTGGACCTCCACCGTCACATCCCGGAACTGCTGCTGGACAACACCGACCGTAACCGTACTTCCCCGTTTGCTTTCACCGGCAACAAGTTCGAGTTCCGCGCCGTAGGTTCTTCCGCAAACTGCGCTTCCGCTATGACCACCCTGAACGCTATCATGGCTAAAACCCTGGTAAACTTCAAGAAAGAAGTGGATGGCCTGATCGAGAAAGGCGAGAAAAAAGAGATCGCTATCATGCAGACCCTGCGCAAATACATCGTTGAGTCTGAGCGCATCCTGTTTGAAGGCGACGGTTACTCCGAAGAATGGGAAAAAGAAGCCGCGAAGAGAGGCCTGGAAAACATCAAGACCACTCCCCTGGCACTGGACGCCATGGTGAACAAGAAGAACGCAGAACTGTTCATCAGCACCGGCATCTACAACGCCCGCGAACTGCACGCCCGTCACGAGATCCTGCTGGAAGACTACGTGAAGAAAGTACAGATCGAAGCCCGCGTGATCGGTGACCTGGCTACCAACATCATCCTGCCTGCCGCTATCAAGTACATGAACCAGCTGGTGACCAACATCCAGGGCCTGAAATCCATCGGCCTGGGTGAAGAAAGCTTCCTGGCACAGAAACAGATCGTAGGCAAGATCGCTGAACACGTGAACGTGATCTCTGAAAACGTTCAGAAAATGATTGAAGCGCGCAAAGTAGCCAACAAGCTCACTGACCAGCGTCAGAAAGCCATCGACTACTGCGATAAGATAAAACCGTATTTCGACGTGATCCGCTACCATGCTGACAAGCTGGAATTCCTGGTGGATGACAACAGCTGGAGCCTGCCGAAATACCGCGAACTCCTTTTCTTGCGATAA